A genome region from Actinomycetota bacterium includes the following:
- a CDS encoding DUF72 domain-containing protein, producing MKRISTGTCSWTEPTLIKESSFYPSRNMTAEERLRYYAGVFSTVEVDSSYYALPSEAVVGLQTARVPDDFVLHYKAYGLLTGHSVETRALPKAMRELLPSGLTGQPRLFWRDTPDDALRLAFRMFGGAMRPAQAAGKLGVLLFQFPPWFSFCSDNLAYINRCRQELPDYRLAVEFRHPSWLDDANAAKTFEFLEREGLAYVSVDEPQFDRPVTVPPVFRATTDLAYVRLHGRNKDAWFKKGVSAAERFAYKYTQDELFDIAKLIRPLAKKTSQTFVMFNNCFRDYAVTNAMIMSEILRG from the coding sequence ATGAAGCGAATATCTACGGGGACTTGTTCCTGGACCGAACCGACCTTGATCAAGGAATCCTCGTTCTACCCGTCAAGAAACATGACGGCCGAGGAGCGCCTGAGGTATTACGCCGGCGTTTTTTCGACCGTTGAAGTAGATTCCTCTTATTATGCCCTTCCCTCGGAAGCGGTTGTCGGTCTGCAGACAGCTCGTGTGCCTGACGACTTTGTTCTCCATTACAAGGCCTACGGACTGTTAACCGGCCACTCCGTAGAGACGCGGGCTTTGCCCAAAGCCATGCGCGAGCTTTTGCCTTCGGGACTTACCGGACAACCCAGGCTCTTCTGGCGCGACACGCCGGACGACGCTTTGAGGCTTGCTTTTCGGATGTTCGGCGGCGCGATGCGGCCCGCTCAAGCCGCGGGGAAACTAGGGGTTCTTTTATTCCAGTTTCCGCCGTGGTTCTCTTTTTGCAGCGACAACCTGGCCTATATCAACCGCTGCCGCCAGGAGTTGCCGGATTACCGGCTGGCTGTTGAATTCCGCCATCCTAGCTGGCTGGACGACGCCAACGCCGCCAAAACATTCGAGTTTCTGGAACGTGAAGGCCTTGCCTACGTCTCGGTCGACGAGCCGCAGTTCGACCGGCCGGTCACTGTGCCCCCGGTTTTCCGGGCGACGACGGATCTTGCCTATGTCAGACTGCACGGCCGGAACAAGGACGCCTGGTTCAAGAAAGGCGTCTCCGCCGCCGAACGGTTCGCCTATAAATACACGCAAGACGAACTCTTCGACATAGCCAAGCTCATCCGCCCGCTCGCTAAGAAAACCAGCCAGACCTTTGTTATGTTCAACAATTGCTTTCGCGACTACGCCGTCACCAACGCCATGATCATGAGCGAGATTTTGAGGGGTTAG